A single genomic interval of Bacillus sp. es.036 harbors:
- a CDS encoding serine hydrolase yields the protein MENVLKKLKEIEIGEVGIKIYSTKDDIHKLAFNNDLIVPLASAAKVAIGFCVTKWVEEELINWDDIVKDIFFNPNEDSRELYPHFQLRESLPLREAVEVMIACHDSYVAKSIVEFCGGWKEVNNQLKTYYPSITVTEDPRNAENQAQLDQLCDLMLNIFQNYKKNPLLWTPIINGLIRQKGEIEGIPTHHLNHMTGGLENVVVDLGIIGDFNNYPYVFVLGATNLPNRNSNLDADNKIIEAVTLIYKQFKAQ from the coding sequence ATAGAGAACGTTTTGAAGAAGCTAAAAGAAATAGAAATTGGAGAAGTAGGAATAAAAATATATTCTACCAAAGATGACATACATAAACTTGCATTTAACAATGACTTAATCGTTCCCCTTGCATCGGCAGCAAAAGTTGCAATAGGTTTTTGTGTAACCAAATGGGTAGAAGAGGAATTAATCAATTGGGATGACATTGTTAAAGACATTTTCTTTAATCCAAATGAAGATAGTAGAGAACTGTACCCGCATTTCCAATTACGAGAATCTCTTCCCTTAAGGGAAGCTGTTGAGGTTATGATTGCTTGCCACGATAGTTATGTTGCTAAGAGTATTGTGGAATTTTGTGGAGGTTGGAAAGAGGTAAACAACCAATTAAAAACCTATTATCCATCGATAACGGTTACTGAGGATCCACGGAATGCTGAAAACCAAGCTCAACTAGACCAACTATGTGATTTGATGCTTAACATTTTTCAAAACTACAAGAAGAATCCTTTATTATGGACTCCAATCATCAACGGATTAATTAGACAAAAAGGAGAGATAGAGGGTATACCTACACATCATCTAAATCATATGACTGGTGGTTTAGAAAATGTTGTAGTGGATTTAGGAATAATAGGTGATTTCAATAATTATCCCTATGTATTTGTTTTAGGAGCTACTAATTTACCAAATAGGAATAGTAATCTAGATGCTGATAACAAGATTATTGAAGCAGTAACTTTAATTTACAAACAATTCAAGGCGCAGTAA
- a CDS encoding PadR family transcriptional regulator: MEINKEVLKGHIDTLILSLLCIRDMYGYELAKQVRLKSEEQFELKEGTLYLSLKRLEKNKWISSYWGDEQGPGGRRKYYKLTSLGKAGYQEKRKEWQFVKSIIDSFLEGGEENEAN; encoded by the coding sequence ATGGAAATTAACAAAGAAGTTTTGAAAGGGCATATAGATACCCTAATCCTATCGTTACTATGTATAAGAGATATGTATGGCTATGAGTTAGCGAAACAAGTTAGATTAAAAAGCGAAGAGCAGTTTGAATTAAAAGAGGGGACACTCTATCTGTCTTTGAAAAGATTAGAAAAAAATAAATGGATTTCTTCGTATTGGGGTGATGAACAAGGTCCAGGTGGAAGAAGAAAATATTATAAACTTACATCTCTGGGTAAAGCAGGTTACCAAGAAAAACGTAAAGAATGGCAATTTGTAAAAAGCATTATTGATTCATTTTTAGAAGGAGGAGAAGAAAATGAAGCAAATTGA
- a CDS encoding TetR/AcrR family transcriptional regulator gives MNKTQTNIVNVAIDVLSRDESASMETIAEQASVSRMTIHRYFKNRERLFSSIHEVLIERTLVIFNESMDRFEDPLEQMESIIKTNAGKHGFHLLFREHGHHEEHDPETCKFSKVNQGLYALIGRLRDAGHIDSSIPDAWVFHMYDGVLLTAWETLHNGTVAPREIPELVWRTFKKGLLS, from the coding sequence ATGAACAAAACACAAACCAACATCGTGAACGTCGCAATTGATGTTCTTTCAAGAGACGAAAGTGCATCGATGGAGACAATCGCGGAACAGGCGAGCGTGAGTCGAATGACGATTCACCGTTATTTCAAGAACCGCGAGCGGTTGTTTTCTTCCATACATGAGGTGCTGATTGAAAGGACGTTAGTCATTTTCAATGAGTCGATGGACAGATTTGAGGATCCGCTGGAGCAGATGGAATCGATTATTAAGACGAATGCGGGAAAGCATGGATTCCATCTTTTATTCCGTGAGCATGGGCATCATGAAGAGCATGATCCGGAAACGTGCAAGTTTTCGAAGGTTAACCAAGGGCTGTATGCATTGATCGGGCGTTTAAGGGACGCAGGGCATATCGATTCTTCTATTCCAGATGCCTGGGTGTTCCATATGTATGACGGGGTGCTATTGACGGCTTGGGAGACATTGCACAACGGGACGGTGGCTCCTAGAGAGATCCCGGAGCTTGTATGGAGAACATTTAAGAAAGGATTGTTGTCATGA
- a CDS encoding SAM-dependent methyltransferase, producing MSFDEEYLQNKTRWTRPDERVVEWLEAVPAGRALDLGAGEGGNSFWLAQQGWNVTSVDFAPAAVQFIEEHSREKGYSIEAEVADALKYTGEGKFDLVLLSFVHFSKEERETLFSRLEKQLAEGGLLVYLGLVKTEDELPPGGLLEEFPSSEKVAEEMKTPPSLVVLNLGDQVRELPIGVAEGTYEAKTASVKARKGRG from the coding sequence ATGAGTTTTGACGAGGAATATCTACAGAACAAAACGCGTTGGACCAGACCAGATGAGCGGGTTGTTGAATGGCTGGAGGCTGTTCCGGCAGGCCGTGCGCTTGATCTCGGTGCCGGGGAAGGCGGTAATAGTTTTTGGTTGGCGCAGCAGGGATGGAACGTGACGAGTGTCGATTTTGCTCCGGCGGCTGTTCAGTTCATCGAGGAACATTCTCGGGAAAAAGGATATTCGATCGAAGCGGAAGTAGCCGATGCACTCAAATACACGGGCGAAGGAAAGTTTGATTTAGTTCTTCTCTCGTTTGTCCATTTTTCGAAAGAGGAGCGGGAGACGCTTTTCTCCAGATTAGAAAAGCAGCTCGCGGAAGGCGGTCTGCTCGTGTATCTTGGGTTGGTCAAAACTGAGGACGAGCTTCCGCCAGGAGGGCTCTTGGAGGAATTTCCATCATCTGAGAAAGTGGCGGAGGAAATGAAGACTCCTCCTTCGCTCGTCGTCCTAAATCTAGGAGACCAGGTGAGAGAACTACCAATAGGGGTTGCGGAAGGTACGTATGAAGCGAAAACGGCAAGTGTGAAAGCTAGAAAGGGGAGAGGATAA
- a CDS encoding NAD(P)/FAD-dependent oxidoreductase, with product MEQYEVIVIGGGAAGLSSALVFGRSKRKVLVLDANAARNRVTHASHRYLTRDGVKPESFKSIGLGEIKAYPTVSYVETKVTSLEKEEGVFTVQTDNGESYASRRVVVAAGMKEELPAIKRLQDVYGSTVFPCPYCDGWERKDEPLAIFGNEPWLIHYVKLIYNWSQDLIVFTNGATALSEEDRKDLRGHGVELVEEAIDELISTEGQLKKVVMASGEAYHRSGGFIMDTGESQAFSLDHFGIDYTDMGGVETEEGAKTAVKGLYVIGDTKNVFSGLLKAASEGYEVAAEINHEMAMEDWERGGVS from the coding sequence TTGGAACAATATGAAGTGATTGTAATAGGGGGAGGGGCTGCTGGCTTAAGTTCAGCGCTTGTGTTTGGACGATCAAAGCGGAAGGTGCTTGTACTGGATGCCAATGCCGCTCGGAACCGTGTGACGCATGCATCGCACCGATATCTGACACGAGACGGTGTGAAGCCTGAATCGTTCAAGTCGATCGGTTTGGGTGAAATCAAGGCTTATCCGACGGTAAGCTATGTTGAAACGAAGGTTACGTCACTTGAAAAGGAAGAGGGCGTTTTTACCGTTCAGACAGATAACGGGGAAAGCTATGCAAGCCGGCGCGTCGTGGTGGCAGCGGGGATGAAAGAGGAACTGCCTGCGATCAAAAGACTACAGGACGTATACGGCTCCACAGTTTTTCCATGTCCTTATTGTGACGGCTGGGAGCGGAAAGATGAGCCGTTGGCGATTTTTGGAAACGAACCTTGGCTTATTCATTACGTAAAATTGATTTATAACTGGAGTCAGGATCTAATCGTTTTTACAAACGGTGCTACAGCGCTTTCGGAAGAAGATCGGAAAGATTTACGAGGGCATGGTGTGGAGCTTGTGGAAGAGGCAATTGATGAACTTATTTCAACCGAGGGTCAGCTAAAGAAGGTCGTGATGGCGTCTGGGGAGGCGTACCATCGATCTGGCGGATTTATTATGGATACGGGCGAATCCCAGGCATTTTCTCTCGACCATTTTGGCATCGACTATACAGACATGGGAGGAGTCGAAACTGAAGAAGGAGCGAAAACGGCTGTAAAGGGATTATATGTCATTGGTGACACGAAGAATGTGTTCTCTGGATTGCTGAAGGCTGCGAGTGAAGGGTATGAAGTCGCCGCTGAAATCAACCATGAAATGGCGATGGAAGATTGGGAACGCGGTGGAGTATCATGA
- a CDS encoding class I SAM-dependent methyltransferase, translated as MTKPVYDTHYQEQHYFGNPYPGLVAFFEAYEPKGHVLDLGCGQGRDSLSLGRLRYTVTGVDMSTVGLDQMNQVARDEQLNVTGKVGDVYTYPVGAEHDIVLLDSMLHFYKRNVEGETNLVQRIAAELKNGGVLAIFMMQGQKREAYLKRVLDETENEWEVLADRYTDYPEFNAHYHMYIVKKKQLSVR; from the coding sequence ATGACGAAACCAGTCTATGATACGCATTATCAAGAACAGCATTATTTCGGAAATCCCTACCCTGGACTCGTGGCATTCTTTGAGGCATATGAACCGAAAGGGCATGTCCTAGATCTAGGATGCGGACAAGGCAGAGATTCATTAAGCTTAGGAAGGTTAAGGTATACGGTGACAGGCGTCGATATGTCCACTGTCGGGCTTGATCAAATGAATCAAGTCGCCCGTGACGAGCAGCTGAACGTGACCGGGAAAGTAGGAGATGTTTACACGTACCCAGTAGGCGCGGAGCACGATATTGTCCTGTTGGATTCGATGCTACATTTTTATAAAAGGAATGTCGAGGGCGAAACGAACCTGGTCCAGCGTATTGCTGCGGAGCTGAAAAACGGTGGGGTGTTGGCCATTTTTATGATGCAAGGGCAAAAGAGGGAGGCATACTTGAAACGTGTGCTGGATGAGACGGAGAACGAGTGGGAAGTACTTGCTGATCGCTATACAGACTATCCAGAATTCAATGCGCACTATCATATGTATATCGTGAAAAAAAAGCAGTTGAGTGTACGGTAA
- a CDS encoding GNAT family N-acetyltransferase, producing MICELDKTEFYKCEKLINDMGHLEVKAVIEGNNPGRIFVDHINSPSTGLIWLGNNDGFFFIGDEKNELFNNHIKGFIDKIIYPEAKKLGLNSFIAIGNNSRWEKTIERIFEERHIQVSHQNVYKLRGHFNDDIVPSIKQGYEALKIDESLYENDGNYIDNIGFLHSKILEFWSSPEQFFQKGIGYCIVYENKIVSLCFSGFVAENVHGIDIETVEEHRGNKLGQNVALCVVKDSVEQGMVPYWDCEEANKPSNLIAKTIGLDNYMNYLVYIFPLEQG from the coding sequence ATGATTTGTGAACTTGATAAAACTGAATTCTATAAATGCGAAAAGTTAATAAATGATATGGGTCATTTAGAAGTTAAAGCTGTAATAGAAGGGAATAACCCTGGTCGGATTTTTGTAGATCATATCAACTCTCCTAGTACAGGACTTATCTGGTTAGGTAATAATGATGGGTTTTTCTTTATTGGGGATGAGAAGAATGAGTTATTTAATAACCATATAAAAGGTTTTATTGATAAGATAATTTATCCTGAAGCAAAGAAGCTTGGACTAAATAGTTTTATAGCGATTGGTAACAATTCAAGATGGGAGAAGACGATAGAGAGGATCTTTGAAGAACGTCATATACAGGTATCACATCAAAATGTTTATAAGTTAAGAGGTCATTTTAATGATGATATTGTACCCTCCATTAAACAAGGTTATGAAGCATTAAAAATCGATGAATCTCTATATGAGAATGATGGAAATTATATTGATAACATAGGATTTTTACACTCGAAAATCTTAGAATTCTGGTCTTCACCTGAACAATTTTTTCAAAAAGGTATTGGGTACTGTATTGTTTACGAAAATAAGATTGTGAGTTTATGTTTTTCAGGATTTGTAGCAGAAAATGTTCACGGTATAGATATTGAAACAGTAGAGGAACATCGGGGGAATAAATTAGGTCAGAATGTAGCCCTATGTGTTGTAAAGGATTCTGTTGAGCAAGGTATGGTTCCATATTGGGATTGTGAGGAGGCAAATAAGCCTTCTAATCTCATTGCTAAAACTATTGGATTAGACAATTATATGAATTACTTAGTATACATTTTTCCACTTGAACAAGGTTAA
- a CDS encoding sigma-70 family RNA polymerase sigma factor, producing the protein MKNRDSLFDREGFDDETASETEIDLLIKEHSKQVFILAFSYVKDHSLAEDIAQEVFYKCYKNLHKFRKESSIKTWISRITVNTSKDFLRKRKYNLFHSHSHLLEVLVKRKSSEDEFLEKENRQSVMDIVLSLQPKYREVIILFYFQDFNTEEIALALKMNRNTVKTRLSRGRLLLKEKISGLEGGNYET; encoded by the coding sequence GTGAAAAATAGAGATTCATTATTTGATAGGGAAGGATTTGACGATGAAACAGCTAGTGAAACGGAGATTGATTTGTTGATCAAAGAACACTCAAAGCAAGTGTTTATTTTAGCTTTTTCATATGTGAAAGATCATTCTTTAGCCGAGGATATAGCCCAAGAAGTTTTTTATAAGTGTTACAAAAACCTACATAAATTTAGAAAAGAATCATCAATAAAAACTTGGATTTCCCGTATCACAGTAAATACTTCAAAAGATTTTTTGAGAAAACGAAAATATAATTTATTTCATTCTCACTCTCATCTTTTGGAGGTGCTAGTTAAAAGGAAAAGTTCAGAAGATGAGTTTCTTGAGAAAGAGAATAGACAAAGTGTGATGGACATCGTTCTGTCTCTTCAGCCAAAATATCGAGAAGTTATTATCCTTTTTTATTTTCAAGATTTCAATACAGAAGAAATAGCGCTGGCTTTAAAAATGAATAGGAATACAGTTAAAACGAGATTATCTCGGGGGAGACTTCTTTTAAAAGAAAAAATTAGTGGTTTGGAAGGAGGCAACTATGAAACGTGA
- a CDS encoding aminopeptidase, translated as MIKGIYEFISEAQLKKYAELAVRAGVNLQKNQLLIIHSDIQHATFARLIQTVAYEAGASNVFIDWTDEQSTKEFFLHAADTVIDHFPDWQAARFKEWEDAGAAYIHIISENLEVFKEVSTEKINRFQKASRTKLRDHNAKIMSHEVRWCLLTVPSVEWAMKVFPNLSKEEALQSLWKLILKGSRADGKSPIKDWESHNRSFESRKKILNECQFESLHFTNSLGTDLVVGLPKDHLYIGGGVIDKDEIPFFPNIPTEEIFTAPHKNKVNGKLVGTKPLIYGGSVIDEFYLIFNDGRVTDYFAAKGQEVLQNLIETDEGSHYLGEIALVSNKSPLAQADTLFYNTLFDENTSCHIGIGNASPSNIQNGNDQSEKELKAAGLNTSLLLVNVTFGTEDINVEGIKEGGAEVLLMKDGDFEF; from the coding sequence ATGATTAAAGGAATATATGAATTTATAAGTGAAGCACAGTTAAAAAAGTATGCAGAACTTGCTGTGCGAGCTGGTGTAAACCTGCAGAAAAATCAATTATTGATTATTCATAGTGATATACAACATGCTACGTTTGCACGTTTAATCCAAACGGTGGCCTACGAGGCAGGAGCGTCCAATGTATTTATAGACTGGACAGATGAACAGTCTACCAAAGAGTTTTTCTTACACGCAGCAGATACTGTCATCGATCACTTTCCTGATTGGCAGGCTGCTCGTTTTAAGGAATGGGAGGATGCAGGTGCTGCTTACATCCATATTATTTCTGAAAACTTAGAGGTCTTTAAGGAAGTTTCTACAGAAAAGATAAATCGTTTCCAAAAAGCTTCTCGTACCAAATTGAGGGATCATAATGCGAAAATTATGTCACACGAGGTGCGCTGGTGTCTTCTAACTGTCCCGAGTGTTGAATGGGCAATGAAAGTATTCCCCAACCTAAGTAAAGAAGAAGCTTTACAATCCTTATGGAAACTAATCTTAAAAGGGTCACGGGCAGATGGGAAAAGCCCTATAAAAGATTGGGAGAGTCACAATAGATCCTTCGAGTCTCGAAAAAAGATCCTAAACGAGTGCCAATTTGAATCCCTGCATTTTACAAATAGCCTTGGAACTGATTTAGTAGTTGGTCTACCTAAAGATCATCTCTATATCGGTGGGGGTGTCATAGATAAAGATGAAATCCCTTTCTTTCCGAATATTCCTACGGAAGAAATATTTACTGCTCCTCATAAAAATAAGGTGAATGGCAAATTGGTAGGTACCAAACCTCTTATCTATGGGGGAAGTGTCATCGATGAATTTTATCTAATTTTTAATGATGGACGGGTTACCGACTATTTTGCTGCAAAGGGACAGGAAGTGTTACAAAACCTCATCGAAACAGACGAAGGATCACATTATCTAGGTGAAATTGCCCTGGTGTCTAATAAATCTCCTCTTGCTCAGGCAGATACGCTTTTTTACAATACCTTATTTGATGAGAATACTTCCTGTCATATTGGAATTGGAAATGCATCTCCTTCCAACATTCAAAATGGCAATGACCAATCTGAGAAAGAGTTGAAGGCAGCGGGTCTGAATACTTCACTTTTGTTAGTCAATGTGACCTTTGGTACCGAAGACATAAATGTGGAGGGAATTAAAGAAGGTGGAGCTGAAGTCCTGCTAATGAAGGATGGGGATTTCGAATTCTAA
- a CDS encoding permease prefix domain 1-containing protein: MKQIDEFVNSIYANVSGQEAKDLKQEMRSHIVEAVEELKLEGKSEQEAISIALERFGDEKQITKGLLTIFQYQNKFAKWLMRSAIAILLIGLVVSISLTMKDNTYRETSDLMSHVVKTYENKGELNADDKRALKDMVERNSEIFNNISYFAVVKNTQEEGDNTSKKLFLQGREGIGESGLMRQGVAGDNTWYVEWEYANYDFLKYEPFYYIFFAISGVLFILWRIVHYYNQIRFKAFV, translated from the coding sequence ATGAAGCAAATTGATGAATTTGTAAATTCGATCTATGCCAATGTAAGTGGCCAAGAAGCTAAAGATTTAAAACAAGAAATGCGCTCACATATAGTGGAGGCTGTTGAGGAATTAAAGTTAGAAGGAAAATCTGAGCAAGAAGCGATTTCAATTGCGCTAGAGAGGTTTGGAGATGAAAAGCAAATTACAAAAGGTTTACTAACCATTTTTCAGTATCAAAATAAATTTGCAAAATGGTTAATGCGTTCTGCTATTGCCATTTTGTTGATTGGATTAGTCGTTTCAATTAGTTTAACTATGAAAGATAATACATACAGAGAAACTTCTGATTTGATGTCTCACGTAGTAAAAACCTATGAAAACAAAGGTGAATTAAATGCTGATGATAAAAGAGCGCTAAAAGATATGGTGGAACGGAACTCAGAAATCTTTAATAATATTAGTTATTTTGCTGTTGTTAAAAATACTCAAGAAGAAGGAGATAATACCAGTAAAAAGTTATTTCTTCAGGGGCGTGAAGGTATTGGAGAGTCTGGTTTGATGAGACAAGGTGTCGCTGGAGACAATACTTGGTATGTTGAGTGGGAATATGCAAATTATGACTTTTTGAAATATGAACCTTTTTATTATATTTTCTTCGCGATTTCTGGTGTTTTATTTATTCTTTGGAGAATAGTACATTATTACAATCAGATTCGCTTTAAAGCCTTCGTTTAA
- a CDS encoding DUF4030 domain-containing protein, which translates to MKREVQKGKKEFDEQFSLDRENRIRERVKERIKERDNPTFINYKLIYASCAAVLLFGLIVSLSFVSPSMASVISNIPFLNELMDKEDSIGVDSIGDLLIHELREDNFKVSQGTNIDFREKTIYVGIEGTKDYYQKYEKDIIERSNSFLEAHGLGAYTVEVTGPKEEKESYDDGITEEMQKKYDDYEKRSLALSEKIMSELKEQNYQVQSADVRINDKERFIPLEIPVSETRVEEMKDIVRKVAEEKEPGEFKIKVYTFDIIREEAQVRWSPVIDTLTEGLIGQKELKVELVGFTFYSEPYTLSVDTSIDKSNPNASMLAKEIEDEMNTFINSKEIKKVVNGDEYQIVVKSKDGKKIN; encoded by the coding sequence ATGAAACGTGAAGTTCAAAAAGGAAAAAAAGAATTTGACGAGCAATTTTCTTTAGATAGAGAAAACAGAATTAGAGAAAGAGTGAAAGAAAGGATTAAGGAACGCGATAATCCCACTTTTATCAATTATAAGCTTATTTATGCATCCTGTGCTGCAGTCTTGTTATTTGGTTTAATTGTCAGTTTATCATTCGTTTCACCATCAATGGCTTCTGTTATCTCTAATATACCGTTTCTAAATGAATTGATGGATAAGGAAGATTCTATCGGTGTCGATTCTATCGGAGATCTCCTAATCCATGAACTAAGAGAAGACAACTTTAAAGTTAGTCAGGGAACAAATATTGATTTTAGGGAAAAAACCATTTACGTAGGAATAGAAGGCACTAAAGATTATTATCAAAAATACGAAAAAGATATTATTGAAAGAAGTAATAGCTTTTTAGAAGCGCATGGTCTTGGAGCATACACTGTTGAAGTAACCGGTCCTAAAGAAGAAAAAGAGTCATACGACGATGGCATTACAGAAGAAATGCAAAAGAAGTACGATGATTATGAGAAGAGAAGTCTTGCTCTTAGCGAAAAGATCATGAGTGAACTAAAAGAGCAAAACTATCAGGTTCAATCAGCTGATGTTCGAATTAATGACAAAGAGAGGTTTATACCACTTGAAATACCTGTCTCAGAAACAAGAGTTGAAGAGATGAAGGATATTGTAAGGAAAGTTGCAGAAGAAAAAGAACCAGGTGAATTTAAAATAAAAGTGTATACATTTGATATTATAAGAGAAGAAGCACAAGTGAGATGGAGTCCTGTTATCGATACTCTTACAGAAGGATTAATTGGTCAAAAAGAGCTTAAAGTTGAATTAGTTGGTTTTACATTCTACTCAGAACCTTATACATTATCAGTTGACACTTCAATTGATAAGTCTAATCCTAATGCTTCAATGCTAGCAAAAGAGATTGAAGATGAGATGAACACATTTATTAACTCAAAAGAGATAAAGAAAGTTGTAAATGGAGATGAATATCAGATTGTTGTTAAAAGCAAGGACGGTAAAAAAATAAATTAA